From Pseudorasbora parva isolate DD20220531a chromosome 14, ASM2467924v1, whole genome shotgun sequence:
CCTCTAAATATATTTGActtttaaacatgttttcacagttattaaagggacagttcacccaaaaaattaacATTCTGTCATAaattatttaccctcatgtttatcttcagaacacaaattaagatatgatgatgatgaggatgaggatgatgatgatgatgaggatgaggatgaggatgaggatgatgatgatgatgatgatgatgatgaagatgatgaacaGTTTGAAGAGTTACTGCTGATGACAGGAACAGGCAGACGAGCTGAAAACATGAGAGAATAAAGAGAAATGAGGATGAGTGAAGATATTCAAGCAGACGAGGAAGAAACATCGAGAGGAACcaaaactgatcaaaagtagAGCATTTAAAACTCTGATAGAGAAAGTGAAATATAAACCTGATGTTAATGTAAAAAAGGAATTAGTCACGATAAGATGCTTCTTTAGatctagttaaaaaaaaaaaaaaaaaaatatttaactgaaatttaactcaccatagacacaaATGTAAGATCGCCATCTCCGGTTGATCTCTAGTCTATATTCTCCATCATGTTCAGTTGTGATatttgtgatggtcagagatccagtttgattgtccagcttcagtctgtctctgaatctcccatcaaGAACTTCATCATATACAGTGAAGCTGTCGGCCCGATTACtgatttcagcgattaaagTGTTTCCAAACATCCACTGAATCAGATCATCATCCTCTATTTGAGTGAGACCAGAGTCTAGAGTGACTGAATCTCCTCTGTTCACTGACACTGAATCatcaaacacacagaacaaacagaaataaagaTAAACAGATTATAATGGTTTATTACATTAAATtgtttaacatttacattttaaataatatcatAAAACAAAGAAGTAGTAAAATGTTGTATAAATTTTCA
This genomic window contains:
- the LOC137039949 gene encoding uncharacterized protein isoform X4, with the protein product MKKMFLRLVLLCSCLWRLDEVFGRDPIHLVAVKRGDSVTLDSDLTEVKDYDLIQWRFRYTLIAEINKRTDSFTVYDDDLDGRFRDRLKLDNQTGSLTITDTRPEHAGGYEVQMSGVWVEFLLTVIVSVNRGDSVTLDSGLTQIEDDDLIQWMFGNTLIAEISNRADSFTVYDEVLDGRFRDRLKLDNQTGSLTITNITTEHDGEYRLEINRRWRSYICVYARLPVPVISSNSSNCSSSSSSSSSSSSSSSSSSSSSSSSSSSSSSSYLNLCSEDKHEGK